A single Biomphalaria glabrata chromosome 2, xgBioGlab47.1, whole genome shotgun sequence DNA region contains:
- the LOC129924707 gene encoding uncharacterized protein LOC129924707 has translation MPPQVSSCLLKSPHASSSLLKSPHASSSLLMPPQVSSSLLMPPQVSSCLLKSPHASSSLLMPPQVSSCLLKSPHASSSLLMPPQVSSCLLKSPHASSSLLMPPQVSSCLLKFPHASSSLLKSPHASSSLLKPPQVSSCLLKSPHASSSLLMPPQVSSCLLKSPHASSSLLMPPQVSSCLLKSPHASSSLLMPPQVSSCLLKSPHASSCLLKSPHASSSLLKSPHASSSLLMPPQVSSSLLMPP, from the coding sequence ATGCCTCCTCAAGTCTCCTCATGCCTCCTCAAGTCTCCTCATgcctcctcaagcctcctcaagtctCCTCATGCCTCCTCAAGTCTCCTCATGCCTCCTCAAGTCTCCTCAAGTCTCCTTATGCCTCCTCAAGTCTCCTCATGCCTCCTCAAGTCTCCTCATGCCTCCTCAAGTCTCCTCATGCCTCCTCAAGTCTCCTCATGCCTCCTCAAGTCTCCTCATGCCTCCTCAAGTCTCCTTATGCCTCCTCAAGTCTCCTCATGCCTCCTCAAGTCTCCTCATGCCTCCTCAAGTCTCCTCATGCCTCCTCAAGTCTCCTCATGCCTCCTCAAGTTTCCTCATGCCTCCTCAAGTCTCCTCAAGTCTCCTCATGCCTCCTCAAGtctcctcaagcctcctcaagtctCCTCATGCCTCCTCAAGTCTCCTCATGCCTCCTCAAGTCTCCTCATGCCTCCTCAAGTCTCATCATGCCTCCTCAAGTCTCCTCATGCCTCCTCAAGTCTCCTCATGCCTCCTCAAGTCTCCTCATGCCTCCTCAAGTCTCCTCATGCCTCCTCAAGTCTCCTCATGCCTCCTCAAGTCTCCTCATGCCTCCTCAAGTCTCCTCATGCCTCCTCATGCCTCCTCAAGTCTCCTCATGCCTCCTCAAGTCTCCTCAAGTCTCCTCATGCCTCCTCAAGTCTTCTCATGCCTCCTCAAGTCTCCTCAAGTCTCCTTATGCCTCCTTAG